The DNA sequence ACCGAGGTCTTCCGCAAGCCGATGGGGAGCAGCACGACCACCACCGCGCCGGCGCCGCGCCCGGCCACCCGCACCGCGAGCCGCCCGGCGTACCGCCCGGTCGTCCGCTCCACCGCCACCAAGCCGGTCGTCCGCCGCACCGTCGCCAAGCCGGTCGCGAAGCCGGTCGCCAAGCCGGTCGACCCGCGGGCCCTGCTCCGCGCCCGCCTCGCCGCCGCCCGCGCCGTCGCCGCCAGCTCCGGCGCGCAGGGCGCGCTCGGCCACGCGGTGACGTTCGCGCAGGTCATGAGCACCCTGGGCTAGCCAGAGCCGCGGCCGCCGCGCCGCACGTCGTCGCTCGTCGTGGGCGGGACCCGGTCCGGGTCCCGCCCACACGGCTGTCCGGGGTTGCCCCGGCGCCACTAGTCCGTTCGGCCTACGCGTGGGAGGGCCCGGCGGCGGGCGTTTTTGGTCCGGTCTGCTGGCATTTGGGCTAACGGTCTGGCAGGGTCGGTGCGCAGGGGTGGGACCTGGACCGCGTCTCGGACGCGGTCGCGACAGCTCCGTACCACCGCCGGCGACGCCGGCCCGATCCCAGAGGTTGCCCGCTTGTCCCGGTCGCTCCGGCGCGTGCTCGTCCTGCTCGCCCTCGTGCTCCCGTTCTGCGTGGTCTCCGCGCTCCCGGCGTCGGCCACGGCCGCCTCCGAGTTCGTCTCCCGCACCAACGGCGCCCGCACCTCGCGCGGCCTGCGCGCCTACACGGCGCGCTCCGACCTCGCGTCGGTCGCGCAGCGGCAGGCGGCCCGGATGGCCGCGCAGCGGTCGCTGTTCCACAACCCGAACCTCGGCTCCGACGTCTCCGGCTGGCGCTCCCTCGGCGAGAACGTCGGCCGCGGCTCGAGCGTCTCCGCGATCCACGACGCGTTCATGGCGTCGTCGTCGCACCGCGCCAACATCCTCAGCGGCACGTTCACCGAGATCGGCGTCGGCACCGCGACCGGCGGCGACGGGCTGCTCTACGTCTCCGAGGTGTTCCGCCAGCCGAACGGCGCCACCTACACCGCCCCGGCGCCCGCGCCCGCCCGGACCGCACCCACCCGGACCACGCGGACCACGCGGCGGACCGGCCCGAGCCGGGCCAGCCGGTCCGCGCCGCGCCGCCCGCTGCCCCGGGTGGTGGCCCCGCCGCGCCGCCGGGTGGTGCCGGACCCCACCCTGACGAACCTCCGGGCTGCCTGGCGCCTGTACCGGAAGGCCAGGCCGGTCTCCTCCGTGGACCGGGTGGTCATGTACTCGCGGACCGGACGGCTGCTCGTCCGCTAGTCCGTCCGGCAGGCAGGAAACGGGGCAAAGGGCGGCGAACTCCTCGCCGCCCCGTCCCCCTACAGGACCTACGCCCCCGCCCGCGTCACCACTCGGTGGTACGCGCGTTAGTGCGTTCGGACCAGGGCCGATGGGACCAACGGCTCAAGGGTTCGAAGTGACTAGCCGAGGAGTAGGTCATGCTGCTGCGCAAGGTCGCCGCCCTGGTCATCGCCCCGGCCGTCGTCGCGGGCATCGCGTTCACCGCGGTGTCGGCCAGCGCCGGCAGCGACGCGAACGCCGCGGCGTTCGTCGCGAAGACCAACTCGGAGCGCACCTCGCGCGGCCTGCGCGCCTACACGGTCGCCAGCGACCTCACCGCGGTCGCCCTGCGGCACAGCCAGGAGATGGCCGCCAAGCAGTCGCTGTACCACAACCCGAACCTCGGCTCCGAGGTCAGCGGCTGGCAGGTCGTCGGCGAGAACGTCGGCGACGGCGGCACCGTCGACTCGATCCACACGGCGTTCATGAAGAGCCCGGCGCACCGCGCGAACATCCTCGCCACCGACTACACCGAGGTCGGCATCGGCACCGTCACCGACGCCAACGGCCGCCTCTGGGTCACCGAGGTGTTCCGGCTGCCGTACCGCACGCCCACCGTCGCGGCGCCGCGCACCACGCACGCCTCGCGTTCGGCCACCCGCCCCGTCACCCGCCGCCCGGTGAGCCGCCCCGTCGCGAAGCCGGTCGCCAAGCCGGCCGCGCTGCGCCGCGCCGCCGTCGTCGCGCCGGTCCGCCCGGACGCTTCGGCGTTCGTCACCGCGCTGGCCCCGGTCACCGACCCGCTGAGCCAGGCCGTCGGCTACGCCGACACGATGGGCGCGTTCACCCGCTAGCCAGACCTACGGCCCGCCGCCCGGCGGTCCGGCACCGCCCGCGGGCGGCGCGGACGACGGCGGCGGCTCGGTCGTCGGCGGCGCGCCCGTGTCGGTCGGCGCCGGCTCGCTCGGGGCGGGCGTCGCGCTCGCCTTCGGCGTCGGGGTGGCCGTCTTCACCGGAACGCTCGTCGCCGGCGGCGTCGGCACCCGGCTCGGCGTGCGCGTCACGCGCGGGCGGCGCCGGGTCGGCGACGGCGTCGGGCCGGCGGACGCGACCACCGACTCCTTCGTCGCCTCCGCCGCCTTCAGCGCGTCGTACTTCGCGAAGAAGTTGCGGAACACCAGCGCCGGCAACGTCCCGCCGAACACCGAGCGCACGCCGTGGACGTTCTTCATCGGCTTGTTGCCCTTGGCGTGGCCGAGCCAGGTGACCACGCACAGGTCCGGCTTGCAGCCGGCGAACCACGCGTCGGTGCTGTCGTTCGTCGTCCCCGTCTTGCCGAAGACCTTGACGCCCGGGAT is a window from the Mycobacteriales bacterium genome containing:
- a CDS encoding CAP domain-containing protein, which codes for MSRSLRRVLVLLALVLPFCVVSALPASATAASEFVSRTNGARTSRGLRAYTARSDLASVAQRQAARMAAQRSLFHNPNLGSDVSGWRSLGENVGRGSSVSAIHDAFMASSSHRANILSGTFTEIGVGTATGGDGLLYVSEVFRQPNGATYTAPAPAPARTAPTRTTRTTRRTGPSRASRSAPRRPLPRVVAPPRRRVVPDPTLTNLRAAWRLYRKARPVSSVDRVVMYSRTGRLLVR
- a CDS encoding CAP domain-containing protein translates to MLLRKVAALVIAPAVVAGIAFTAVSASAGSDANAAAFVAKTNSERTSRGLRAYTVASDLTAVALRHSQEMAAKQSLYHNPNLGSEVSGWQVVGENVGDGGTVDSIHTAFMKSPAHRANILATDYTEVGIGTVTDANGRLWVTEVFRLPYRTPTVAAPRTTHASRSATRPVTRRPVSRPVAKPVAKPAALRRAAVVAPVRPDASAFVTALAPVTDPLSQAVGYADTMGAFTR